The following are from one region of the Hyalangium gracile genome:
- a CDS encoding tetratricopeptide repeat protein, with amino-acid sequence MRERDRRLSESTLWALQRRYFEREGVDAWRTMEVPHYVTCNPALAHSVALIVCGYLRDCLAAESRPGSEQPFHILELGAGSGRFGYLFLKAWLEQREAWGLAHVPVRYVLTDFTESNLSFWRNHPSLAPFVAQGLLDFALFDLERSATLELREAGRVLGPGSLERPLLVLANYVLDSVPQDAFHFQGGQVHACLATLTTESPEVDLGSEDALSHLRLELGRSPVADPTPYAEPEFNELLGDYARLVEDRTLLFPVVALRGMRRLAALSGGRLLLIAGDKGYVRDEELQGQQSPHMAVHGSFSLPVNFNALRRWFQRQGGEVLEPAHRQLSLPLVACMLGAPAAGTRESRLGFHLAFGGGGSDDFFRLRQGIQDHYGGLEFDQLLSLLRMSRHDCRILRDCMPVLSAQAEALTDVQRQELRDAVRRTWDNYFHIGEERDLAFEFALLLHLAGEVEQALALYQESLRLYGEDPRTRWNMALCLFRLHRQEEAAGCLARAWEVAPDFAPTRGLLIKGD; translated from the coding sequence GTGCGTGAGCGGGATCGGCGCCTGTCCGAGTCGACGCTCTGGGCGCTGCAGCGGCGCTACTTCGAGCGGGAGGGCGTGGACGCCTGGCGCACGATGGAGGTGCCGCACTACGTCACCTGCAACCCCGCGCTGGCGCACTCGGTGGCGCTCATCGTCTGCGGATACCTGCGAGACTGCCTGGCGGCGGAGTCCCGCCCCGGCTCGGAGCAGCCCTTCCACATCCTCGAGCTGGGGGCGGGCAGCGGGCGTTTCGGCTACCTGTTCCTGAAGGCCTGGCTCGAGCAGCGCGAGGCCTGGGGCCTGGCGCACGTGCCGGTGCGATACGTGCTGACGGACTTCACCGAGTCCAACCTGTCCTTCTGGCGCAACCACCCATCCCTGGCGCCCTTCGTGGCCCAGGGACTGCTGGACTTCGCCCTCTTCGATCTGGAGCGCAGCGCCACGCTGGAGCTGCGCGAGGCCGGAAGGGTGCTGGGTCCGGGGAGCCTGGAGCGGCCACTGCTGGTGCTGGCCAACTACGTGCTCGACAGCGTTCCGCAGGACGCCTTCCACTTCCAGGGCGGGCAGGTCCACGCGTGCCTCGCCACCCTCACCACGGAGTCGCCGGAGGTGGACCTGGGCTCCGAGGATGCGCTCTCACACCTTCGCCTGGAGCTGGGCCGCTCGCCCGTGGCCGACCCCACCCCTTATGCCGAGCCCGAGTTCAACGAGCTGCTGGGCGACTACGCCCGCCTGGTGGAGGACAGGACGCTGCTGTTTCCGGTGGTGGCGCTGCGGGGCATGCGGCGCCTGGCGGCGCTCTCGGGCGGGCGGCTGCTGCTGATCGCGGGAGACAAGGGCTACGTACGGGACGAGGAGCTGCAGGGCCAGCAGTCTCCGCACATGGCGGTGCACGGCAGCTTCTCGCTGCCGGTCAACTTCAACGCCCTGCGGCGCTGGTTCCAGCGCCAGGGAGGCGAGGTGCTCGAGCCCGCGCACCGACAGCTCAGCCTGCCGCTGGTGGCCTGCATGCTCGGTGCGCCGGCCGCGGGGACGAGAGAGAGCCGGCTGGGGTTCCACCTGGCCTTTGGCGGAGGTGGCTCGGATGACTTCTTCCGCCTGCGCCAGGGTATCCAGGACCACTACGGAGGACTGGAGTTCGACCAGCTGCTCAGCCTGCTGCGCATGAGCCGCCATGACTGCCGGATCCTCAGAGACTGTATGCCGGTGCTGTCGGCGCAGGCGGAGGCGCTCACCGACGTGCAGCGTCAGGAGTTGCGCGACGCGGTGCGGCGCACCTGGGACAATTACTTCCACATCGGCGAGGAGCGGGACCTGGCCTTCGAGTTCGCGCTGCTGCTTCACCTGGCAGGAGAGGTGGAGCAAGCCCTGGCGCTCTATCAGGAGTCCCTGCGGCTCTACGGGGAGGATCCGCGCACGCGGTGGAACATGGCGCTCTGTCTGTTTCGGCTCCATCGCCAGGAGGAGGCCGCGGGCTGTCTGGCCAGGGCCTGGGAGGTCGCGCCGGACTTCGCGCCGACCCGAGGCCTGCTCATCAAGGGAGACTGA